The following coding sequences lie in one Candidatus Abawacabacteria bacterium genomic window:
- the pheS gene encoding phenylalanine--tRNA ligase subunit alpha, whose protein sequence is MNIDVIQQQVNELAELINKVQNFSELTEIKRKYIGKDGLLDAQFKQWLQNSSPEEKKQFGSQLQSLRNQAYTLFQDKEEQIKIQELVAQESKEAIDVTLPSKSLGGSLHPLTQVQYELIDIFRSLGFAVLRGPEAEFEYYNFEALNIPATHPARDMQDTFFLSGEHKVMRTHTSSVQVRAMEQYGAPLRIIVPGRVFRNEALDASHEHTFYQLEGMMIDENLTIGNLLAVMKLLLREMFGREINVRLRPGYFPFVEPGFELDAECAICGGKGCSVCKHSGWVELIPCGMIHPKVLEYGKIDSTKYNGWAFGMGLSRLVMMKYKIDDIRLMQSGDLRFLSQFSL, encoded by the coding sequence ATGAATATTGATGTTATTCAGCAACAAGTAAATGAGTTGGCAGAATTGATTAATAAAGTGCAAAACTTTTCTGAGTTAACTGAAATCAAACGCAAATATATTGGGAAAGATGGTTTATTAGATGCTCAGTTTAAACAATGGTTACAAAACTCTTCTCCAGAAGAAAAAAAACAATTTGGCTCTCAGCTCCAAAGCTTACGCAATCAAGCATATACTTTATTTCAAGATAAGGAAGAACAAATAAAAATTCAGGAATTGGTAGCGCAAGAAAGCAAGGAAGCTATTGATGTGACATTGCCTAGTAAGTCACTCGGTGGTTCACTTCATCCCCTTACTCAAGTTCAATATGAACTTATTGATATCTTTCGCAGTTTAGGTTTTGCTGTTTTGCGTGGTCCGGAGGCAGAATTTGAGTATTATAACTTTGAAGCACTTAATATCCCAGCGACTCATCCGGCACGAGACATGCAAGACACTTTCTTTTTGAGTGGTGAGCACAAAGTAATGCGCACGCACACCTCTTCTGTGCAAGTGCGCGCTATGGAACAGTATGGTGCGCCATTACGTATCATTGTGCCTGGCAGAGTCTTCCGTAATGAAGCACTGGACGCTTCTCATGAGCATACTTTTTATCAACTTGAAGGCATGATGATTGATGAAAATCTCACCATTGGTAATTTGCTAGCAGTAATGAAATTGCTGCTAAGAGAAATGTTTGGTCGAGAAATTAATGTTCGTCTGCGACCTGGGTATTTCCCATTTGTGGAGCCAGGCTTTGAACTAGATGCTGAGTGTGCTATTTGTGGGGGCAAGGGCTGTAGTGTATGTAAACATTCCGGGTGGGTGGAACTTATTCCCTGCGGCATGATTCACCCCAAGGTTTTAGAATATGGCAAAATTGACTCTACTAAATATAATGGTTGGGCATTTGGTATGGGCCTTAGCCGTTTGGTAATGATGAAGTACAAGATTGATGATATTCGTCTGATGCAAAGTGGTGACTTACGTTTCTTATCTCAATTCTCTTTATGA
- a CDS encoding uracil-DNA glycosylase, translating into MEALNFLAEQIKKCHLCRLGDTRTNAVPGYGNPESPVLFVGEGPGKNEDEKGLPFVGAAGKFLDKCLDSIGWKREDVFITNVVKCRPPENRDPLPDEITTCCNNYLKNQIRLIKPLLIVTLGRHSLELFLPGKKISEVHGKAMRTQGENGLQVYLALYHPAAALYNGGLQSVLLADFQKIPALLEQLKNTNA; encoded by the coding sequence ATGGAGGCCCTCAATTTTTTAGCAGAGCAAATTAAAAAATGTCATCTTTGTCGCTTGGGCGATACCAGAACTAATGCTGTGCCAGGGTATGGCAATCCTGAGTCTCCAGTGCTGTTTGTTGGTGAAGGTCCAGGGAAGAATGAGGATGAAAAGGGTCTGCCCTTTGTCGGTGCTGCAGGTAAATTTCTTGATAAATGTTTAGATTCAATTGGCTGGAAAAGAGAAGATGTCTTTATTACCAACGTAGTAAAGTGTCGCCCACCCGAAAATCGCGATCCATTACCCGATGAGATTACTACCTGTTGTAACAATTACTTAAAAAATCAAATTCGGTTGATAAAACCATTATTAATAGTTACTTTAGGACGGCATTCATTGGAACTTTTTTTGCCTGGTAAAAAAATATCTGAAGTTCATGGCAAGGCCATGCGTACTCAGGGAGAAAATGGTCTACAAGTATATTTAGCACTCTATCATCCGGCAGCAGCTCTCTATAATGGTGGTTTACAATCGGTATTGTTGGCAGATTTTCAGAAAATCCCTGCGCTCTTGGAACAATTAAAAAACACTAATGCTTAA
- the pnp gene encoding polyribonucleotide nucleotidyltransferase yields the protein MSSRIVSTEFAGRTLQLETGEMAKLANGSVLVRYGDVVILAAATVMPEAKPDIDFFPLLVDYEERFYAAGKIKGSRFMKREGRPSDAAVLAARLIDRPIRPLFPKGFVNDTQVICTVLSADGENDPAIIALIGASCAMSLAGLPFSGPVGGVRIGLIDGNFITNPTYEQIEASSLDLVVAGTADAIMMVEAGAKQVDEETMVKALDFAHSELKKTVALQNELLAQCNVTPITYTLRIPEEQLGEKCQKKLYDVVKEMVSDEDANAIFAHPLSKEIDAAARVLKKKITDQVLALDDTFSAKFISEVVEGVLKKHLRKNILVNNKRPDGRGLTDIRPISARVSLLPRTHGSALFNRGETQGLTIATIGSKGNGQMIDDMDMDYTKHYMHHYNFPSYSVGDVRPSRGPGRREIGHGYLAEKALVPVLPALADFPYAIRVVTEILGSNGSTSMAAVCGSTLSLMDAGVPIAAPIAGVAMGLMTEPDGTYKVLTDIRDLEDFGGDMDFKVAGSATGITALQMDIKVKGITIDIMRDAIAQAKVGRLFILGKMLEVLPTVRPEMSRFAPRVITLKIHPDQIRDVIGSGGKIINEIIDSTGVEIDIEDDGTVLVSSNNEENMAKAVEWIKRLTFKFEIGDVFEGKVTKIIQDRMSGKEVGVLVEKVPGRDGMVHISELADRRINTISEVCKVGDMLKVVVLDVDPVKNRVSLSHKEYLKRFGTNG from the coding sequence ATGTCTTCACGTATCGTATCTACTGAATTTGCTGGTCGCACTCTTCAACTGGAAACAGGGGAAATGGCAAAACTAGCTAATGGTTCGGTGCTTGTTCGCTATGGCGATGTAGTAATCCTTGCTGCAGCTACTGTAATGCCAGAAGCGAAGCCGGATATTGATTTCTTTCCTTTGCTAGTTGATTACGAAGAACGTTTTTATGCTGCGGGGAAAATCAAAGGTAGTAGATTCATGAAGCGTGAGGGTAGACCATCGGATGCAGCAGTTTTGGCTGCTCGTCTTATTGATAGACCGATAAGGCCACTTTTCCCTAAGGGATTTGTTAATGACACTCAAGTAATTTGTACCGTACTTTCTGCTGATGGCGAAAATGATCCCGCTATTATTGCTTTGATTGGTGCTTCATGTGCTATGTCATTGGCTGGTTTACCATTCAGTGGTCCAGTTGGCGGTGTGCGAATCGGTCTTATCGATGGCAATTTTATTACTAATCCTACTTATGAACAGATTGAAGCAAGTAGCTTGGATTTGGTAGTAGCCGGTACCGCTGACGCCATTATGATGGTGGAAGCTGGTGCTAAACAGGTCGATGAAGAAACCATGGTAAAGGCATTAGATTTCGCTCATAGTGAACTCAAAAAAACTGTTGCCTTACAAAATGAATTGCTTGCCCAGTGCAATGTTACACCAATCACTTACACCCTGAGAATCCCTGAAGAACAGTTGGGTGAAAAGTGCCAGAAAAAACTCTATGATGTTGTCAAAGAAATGGTATCTGATGAAGATGCTAATGCTATTTTTGCTCATCCATTAAGCAAAGAAATTGATGCAGCTGCACGTGTACTCAAGAAAAAAATAACGGATCAAGTTTTAGCGCTTGACGATACATTTAGTGCCAAGTTTATTAGCGAGGTGGTGGAAGGAGTGCTCAAAAAACATTTGCGCAAAAATATTCTGGTAAACAACAAGCGCCCTGATGGTAGAGGATTAACTGATATTCGGCCTATTTCAGCTCGAGTTTCTCTTTTGCCTCGCACTCATGGATCAGCGTTGTTCAACCGAGGTGAAACTCAGGGATTGACCATTGCTACTATTGGCTCCAAAGGAAACGGACAAATGATAGATGATATGGATATGGACTATACGAAGCATTACATGCATCATTATAATTTCCCTTCTTATTCTGTTGGCGATGTGAGACCTTCACGTGGGCCTGGTAGACGAGAAATTGGTCATGGTTATTTAGCGGAAAAGGCTTTAGTTCCAGTGCTTCCGGCACTTGCTGATTTCCCTTATGCTATTCGCGTAGTAACTGAGATATTGGGTAGTAATGGTTCTACTTCAATGGCAGCAGTTTGTGGTAGCACCTTATCTCTTATGGATGCAGGAGTGCCTATCGCCGCTCCCATAGCTGGTGTCGCGATGGGACTGATGACCGAGCCAGATGGTACTTACAAGGTACTTACTGATATTCGTGATCTGGAAGATTTTGGTGGTGATATGGATTTTAAGGTAGCTGGTAGCGCTACGGGTATTACTGCTTTGCAAATGGATATCAAAGTAAAAGGTATTACTATTGATATTATGCGTGATGCTATTGCTCAAGCTAAAGTGGGTAGACTTTTTATCTTAGGCAAAATGCTTGAGGTATTACCTACCGTACGACCAGAAATGTCTCGCTTTGCACCACGGGTGATTACTTTAAAGATTCATCCTGATCAGATTCGGGATGTGATTGGTAGCGGAGGCAAAATTATCAATGAAATTATTGATTCTACTGGTGTTGAAATTGACATTGAGGATGATGGTACAGTGCTGGTTTCTTCTAATAATGAAGAAAATATGGCTAAGGCAGTAGAATGGATTAAGCGTCTTACTTTCAAATTTGAAATCGGTGATGTGTTTGAAGGAAAAGTAACAAAGATTATTCAAGATAGAATGTCAGGAAAAGAGGTGGGGGTTTTAGTAGAAAAAGTCCCAGGAAGAGATGGTATGGTACACATTTCTGAACTAGCTGATCGTCGTATCAATACTATTAGTGAGGTATGCAAGGTTGGAGATATGCTCAAAGTTGTTGTGTTAGATGTTGATCCAGTAAAGAATCGTGTCAGCCTTTCTCACAAAGAATATTTGAAACGCTTTGGTACTAATGGCTAA
- the rpsO gene encoding 30S ribosomal protein S15, translating into MDRAKKKTVISKFAAHAKDTGSIKVQIALVSQRIDDLTKHLEKHKKDNHSRRGLLMLVGKRRKLMAYFKTIDPTGYEAFTQEVGLRK; encoded by the coding sequence ATGGACCGAGCAAAAAAGAAAACAGTGATTTCTAAGTTTGCTGCGCATGCCAAAGATACGGGATCAATCAAGGTGCAAATTGCCTTGGTTAGCCAACGTATCGATGACTTGACGAAGCATTTGGAAAAGCACAAAAAAGACAATCACTCACGCCGTGGCCTGCTAATGTTGGTAGGTAAGCGTCGCAAACTCATGGCTTATTTTAAAACTATCGATCCCACTGGCTATGAGGCTTTCACTCAAGAAGTTGGGCTTCGTAAATAA